In the genome of Penaeus monodon isolate SGIC_2016 chromosome 30, NSTDA_Pmon_1, whole genome shotgun sequence, the window NNNNNNNNNNNNNNNNNNNNNNNNNNNNNNNNNNNNNNNNNNNNNNNNNNNNNNNNNNNNNNNNNNNNNNNNNNNNNNNNNNNNNNNNNNNNNNNNNNNNNNNNNNNNNNNNNNNNNNNNNNNNNNNNNNNNNNNNNNNNNNNNNNNNNNNNNNNNNNNNNNNNNNNNNNNNNNNNNNNNNNNNNNNNNNNNNNNNNNNNNNNNNNNNNNNNNNNNNNNNNNNNNNNNNNNNNNNNNNNNNNNNNNNNNNNNNNNNNNNNNNNNNNNNNNNNNNNNNNNNNNNNNNNNNNNNNNNNNNNNNNNNNNNNNNNNNNNNNNNNNNNNNNNNNNNNNNNNNNNNNNNNNNNNNNNNNNNNNNNNNNNNNNNNNNNNNNNNNNNNNNNNNNNNNNNNNNNNNNNNNNNNNNNNNNNNNNNNNNNNNNNNNNNNNNNNNNNNNNNNNNNNNNNNNNNNNNNNNNNNNNNNNNNNNNNNNNNNNNNNNNNNNNNNNNNNNNNNNNNNNNNNNNNNNNNNNNNNNNNNNNNNNNNNNNNNNNNNNNNNNNNNNNNNNNNNNTACGTGACGCTGTCACTTTTCGTTGTTTACCTAAAGTATTACAGAAAATGTAATAAATTCTTACTAAGTTCTGTTTTATAAGNNNNNNNNNNNNNNNNNNNNNNNNNNNNNNNNNNNNNNNNNNcaattataattcaatatattatatcatatattaaaaatgtatactcTCTGAATGACTATATAGCTGAAATACtaggaaaaattaatataaaaagtattactCTCGATTGGAAAGCTGCGGTACTAGGAAGTTaaggtatatataagtatttaccTCCTGGGAAAGGTCTGTGAAAGGCCCGGGTCAAGCCGTAACTTCGTATCTCTGACCTCCTGACTACAACGGACAAGCTTCCTGGTGGGTGTCGGCTGAACCTGAACACCCTGGCTACTTCTGCGAGTGAGGTTTCTGATCGTACATCAGTGTCCATGGCAGAGTCCGCTGAAACAGCATCCTTAGAGCCTGAGTCACCAGCAGTAAGGGAGTCGCACTTTGGAGACACCGCCATGGCTCTCGTCAGTGAAAATAGGGACAGTGAGAAATCTTCATCAGATGAAGAGAAGTGTGAGGCGATGGAGGAAAAAATTGTATGCTCTTTTTACCTCGAAGGGAAGTGCAGATTCGGCGAGCAGTGTTTCAATTTGCACCCATCAGATGCAGTAAAAGTggtaagtaaaaaaacaaaaaagaagaataaaggaaatgTAAAGAAGGTTGCTATGGAAGAAACAAATCAATTTGTCAAAAAACCTTCCATGAAGACCGCCGGCGATGTAAGGCACAGAATACAGTGGGATGAAAATCTCCAAGAAGAATACTTCACTGTTGGATACATGGATCGATTTTCTGGCGTTGTGGAGAAGCCGTTCACATCGTTCCACTGGGAGCACCTTGCTCTTGTGGACGATGACCAGCTGGCCATCCCTCAGCACCGTATCCAGTATTTCAAGTACAAAGGAACCAAGGTTTGGGACAAAAACGAGCGCTTCGATCACGTGTTCGGCAGCGCAGGCGACGGCGTCAGGATCCAGGATAAGATAAAGGATATTGATGAGGAATTAGAGAGGCGAGCGCGTGTCTTCAATCCCNNNNNNNNNNNNNNNNNNNNNNNNNNNNNCTTGGTCATTATGGGAGGTGGCGATGCGACGGGTAGAGGCTTAGTGGCAGATTACTGTGTTGCTGAGAAACCCAAAGTTGAGCTACTCCGTGCCACACACTTCTTATGTATTAAAgtgaaaaacgagaaaataaaatctaTGGCTACAGAAGTGCAAGATCATGTGATACAACAGGAACCTGTTCTTCGCAGCTGCGCCATGCCGAATGAGCTATTACACGTCACTCTGGCAATGGTCCGGTGTGAGAGTCCTGAGGCAGTCCTTGAAGTCAGTAATATCCTCAGAGATTTGAGACCAGAAATTCAAGATCTCGTAGGCGTCCATGACAGTAATCCTCAACGCACAGTAAAAGCTCGTGGGTTAACTACTTTCGGTGCTCGAGTACTTTACGTGAAGCTGGACGTGCCAGCGGCGTTTACGTCGATCATCGAACACCTTCACAAAACTCTTCAACGCATTGATGGCGTTACCATTACAAACCACTTCGACTTTGTCCCACACATGACTCTACTGAAGGTGAATCGTGTAACTGCACGAGAAAGAAGGTCTAGATACTTAAATTCTATTCTGTATAGTGATTACATTGATCAGGATTTTGGAATTATTTCCGTAGATAACATCCATTTCTGTTTAATTGATGATATCAGAGGTCCAGATGGTTTCTACGTTACATGTAAGAAAATTAAtttctaatataaaaatgttacacATCTGTAATCAAAAATATAAGGCgttattaaattatattctaACTTTCTGGTATTTCTGTCCCGAAACGCTTCGCACATGCATACCTGTTCAAGATTTAAATTACAAATCTGACATAGTTACGTCAATAAAACTTGTTTATCGCCTGGTACTACTATCAGTCATACACATTTCCCGTTTATCGCCTGGTACTACTATCAGTCATACACATTTCCCGCTCATCACCTGATACGAACAATCCGTTGATCTATAAAGTTTTCTTTTCCAGTATTTAACAGCTCCGATACGCTTTTACTGCCATGAATATATAAACCACTGGAACAAATGCACTTCTTTGCTCTTCTGACattgtaaatataaaatgattttcacaTGAGAAATATTGGTACCCCTTGAAATTCTAAAACAACAGATTTTCCTTAAGATTTAGTCGACATCTCCTGATGTAAGAAGTTTgcagtactttattttttttcattaaatacatCTCTTNNNNNNNNNNNNNNNNNNNNNNNNNNNNNNNNNNNNNNNNNNNNNNNNNNNNNNNNNNNNNNNNNNNNNNNNNNNNNNNNNNNNNNNNNNNNNNNNNNNNNNNNNNNNNNNNNNAATGGTAGCTCTTTATCGACAGACAGAAAGGTACATACATTCTAGATATCACTTCTAAAGCTTCCTGTNNNNNNNNNNNNNNNNNNNNNNNNNNNNNNNNNNNNNNNNNNNNNNNNNNNNNNNNNNNNNNNNNNNNNNNNNNNNNNNNNNNNNNNNNNNNNNNNNNNNNNNNNNNNNNNNNNNNNNNNNNNNNNNNNNNNNNNNNNNNNNNNNNNNNNNNNNNNNNNNNNNNNNNNNNNNNNNNNNNNNNNNNNNNNNNNNNNNNNNNNNNNNNNNNNNNNNNNNNNNNNNNNNNNNNNNNNNNNNNNNNNNNNNNNNNNNNNNNNNNNNNNNNNNNNNNNNNNNNNNNNNNNNNNNNNNNNNNNNNNNNNNNNNNNNNNNNNNNNNNNNNNNNNNNNNNNNNNNNNNNNNNNNNNNNNNNNNNNNNNNNNNNNNNNNNNNNNNNNNNNNNNNNNNNNNNNNNNNNNNNNNNNNNNNNNNNNNNNNNNNNNNNNNNNNNNNNNNNNNNNNNNNNNNNNNNNNNNNNNNNNNNNNNNNNNNNNNNNNNNNNNNNNNNNNNNNNNNNNNNNNNNNNNNNNNNNNNNNNNNNNNNNNNNNNNNNNNNNNNNNNNNNNNNNNNNNNNNNNNNNNNNNNNNNNNNNNNNNNNNNNNNNNNNNNNNNNNNNNNNNNNNNNNNNNNNNNNNNNNNNNNNNNNNNNNNNNNNNNNNNNNNNNNNNNNNNNNNNNNNNNNNNNNNNNNNNNNNNNNNNNATTGCGCAAGCAATGTGGCGTATACATAATAAACACGATTTCTGtaagtcattctctctctccccccccccNNNNNNNNNNNNNNNNNNNNNNNNNNNNNNNNNNNNNNNNNNNNNNNNNNNNNNNNNNNNNNNNNGGTCTactcacccctacccctctctcttttttccgNNNNNNNNNNNNNNNNNNNNNNNNNNNNNNNcctccccccctctctctctctgtttcgcagAAAGTAGGGCGGCACACCTAATCGATTGGTCAGCAACAGACTGAACTTCCAAGCGCCGTCAAACTTTCTTGTGTGACCGTGAGCGAATTCACACTAGGCAGAAGTATGTGGTCCATCGATTTTGTATCTATGTTATCCTCAATAATAACTGATATCCTTGAACCGCCGCCTGCCAATCCCTTGGTATACCCACTCGAAAATCTAGAAACACACGTAAGTTAAGAAAAATCGCAATGGACGACAAACGAAAGCGATGTAATATTTATACACCACAGTCGCCATGCCATGCTAATTTAGACTGCTTTACAACCTACAGTGCGCGCGACCGAGGGTAGCCTCGGTTACCGGATATTTACACTGCACAAGGGTCAATGATAGCGTAAAATCTGCTTATTGAAAGCGCCAATGAACTAATGATAAACGATtgattaaaaatgtattttttcagttttttataggCTTAAGTAAGTTTGAACAGTGACCTAAggtacactgatttttttttttacttccattttttctgTGAAGTTCAATAAGTTGCGGGAGGGTATGCAAAATAAAAAGGTTGAAAAACACACCTGTAAAATATCATCTCTTGGTATCAGACGGATTATTAAAATACAAGAAACTTTACAAGCtcaattcatataaataaaaaattaaacagctTGAAAAATGCAGGATTAGGAGGAGGNNNNNNNNNNNNNNNNNNNNNNNNNNNNNNNNNNNNNNNTCGAGAAGTTTACGAAAACAGAAGAGCAAGTAATATGAATTCTTATTCATATGGACGTGTGTGTCGCTTCGTCCTGTGATCTTACTCCCTGTAATATACACGGATACATAATTCAATGGCTGCACTTCACTCCATCCAGACAATCAATGGGCAACCTGACGTCACTGGAAAAATCCCACGTTTCCAGAATGTGAAGTGAACTGAATTGCTTACAATTTTACCACACGTCAGAAAGAAAGCAGTTAGGTTAGCGACGGTCACTGTGATTTACCNNNNNNNNNNNNNNNNNNNNNNNNNNNNNNNNNNNNNNNNNNNNNNNNNNNNNNNNNNNNNNNNNNNNNNNNNNNNNNNNNNNNNNNNNNNNNNNNNNNNNNNNNNNNNNNNNNNNNNNNNNNNNNNNNNNNNNNNNNNNNNNNNNNNNNNNNNNNNNNNNNNNNNNNNNNNNNNNNNNNNNNNNNNNNNNNNAGATTGTGACGCAGTTATACATTACTCCGGGTCAATCGCTTTACCCAAaggttataaaaagaaaattatattttcttcatgTTTAACATCCCTTTTCATTCTGGCCCACTTACGTATAACACCTATTGTTCAAcagcttttaaaagaaaaacaagaaatagtcATTAGTGA includes:
- the LOC119592540 gene encoding uncharacterized protein LOC119592540 (The sequence of the model RefSeq protein was modified relative to this genomic sequence to represent the inferred CDS: added 29 bases not found in genome assembly) → MAESAETASLEPESPAVRESHFGDTAMALVSENRDSEKSSSDEEKCEAMEEKIVCSFYLEGKCRFGEQCFNLHPSDAVKVVSKKTKKKNKGNVKKVAMEETNQFVKKPSMKTAGDVRHRIQWDENLQEEYFTVGYMDRFSGVVEKPFTSFHWEHLALVDDDQLAIPQHRIQYFKYKGTKVWDKNERFDHVFGSAGDGVRIQDKIKDIDEELERRARVFNPDDDDDDSDDDLVIMGGGDATGRGLVADYCVAEKPKVELLRATHFLCIKVKNEKIKSMATEVQDHVIQQEPVLRSCAMPNELLHVTLAMVRCESPEAVLEVSNILRDLRPEIQDLVGVHDSNPQRTVKARGLTTFGARVLYVKLDVPAAFTSIIEHLHKTLQRIDGVTITNHFDFVPHMTLLKVNRVTARERRSRYLNSILYSDYIDQDFGIISVDNIHFCLIDDIRGPDGFYVTCKKINF